In Lacerta agilis isolate rLacAgi1 chromosome 8, rLacAgi1.pri, whole genome shotgun sequence, one genomic interval encodes:
- the LOC117052091 gene encoding mitochondrial ornithine transporter 1-like: protein MKSNPVIQAAIDLTAGAAGGTARVITGQPFDTAKVKMQTFPAMYRGFVDCFVKIYKQVGFRGFYEGTTPALVANIAENAVLFMCYGFCQSVVRSIVGLDRKAKLSDLQNAAAGSFASAFATLVLCPTELVKCRLQAMHEMQLSGEVVRGPNTVWSVVRGVLEKDGPLGFYRGGSSTLLREVPGYFFFFGGYELSRTFFAFGKPKEELGPVALMMSGGFGGTCLWIAVYPIDCIKTRIQVLSMSGEQAGFMVTFASVLRKEGIFALYSGLKPTMIRAFPANGALFLAYEYSRKLMMNQFDM from the coding sequence ATGAAATCCAACCCTGTCATCCAAGCTGCCATCGACCTCACGGCAGGCGCTGCAGGAGGCACTGCCCGTGTGATTACTGGCCAGCCATTTGATACCGCCAAGGTGAAAATGCAGACGTTCCCTGCCATGTACCGAGGCTTTGTGGACTGTTTCGTGAAGATTTACAAGCAGGTGGGGTTTCGGGGCTTCTACGAGGGCACCACCCCGGCCCTGGTCGCCAACATTGCCGAAAACGCCGTGCTCTTCATGTGCTACGGCTTCTGCCAAAGCGTTGTGAGGAGCATCGTCGGACTGGACAGGAAAGCAAAGCTGAGCGACCTCCAAAACGCCGCCGCCGGCTCCTTCGCTTCTGCCTTTGCCACTTTGGTCCTCTGCCCCACAGAACTTGTGAAGTGTCGCCTGCAGGCCATGCACGAAATGCAGTTATCCGGGGAGGTCGTGCGCGGACCAAATACAGTTTGGTCGGTAGTGAGAGGTGTTCTGGAAAAGGACGGTCCCCTCGGATTCTACCGTGGCGGGTCCAGCACTTTGCTGCGCGAAGTCCCaggctatttttttttctttggagGCTATGAGCTGAGCCGGACGTTTTTTGCATTTGGAAAGCCGAAAGAGGAATTAGGCCCTGTGGCGCTGATGATGAGCGGTGGTTTTGGTGGAACGTGTCTCTGGATTGCTGTATATCCCATTGACTGCATCAAAACTAGAATTCAGGTTCTTTCCATGTCCGGAGAGCAGGCAGGCTTCATGGTAACGTTTGCAAGCGTGCTCCGGAAAGAAGGCATATTTGCCTTGTACTCGGGACTGAAACCTACTATGATTCGAGCTTTCCCAGCCAACGGCGCGTTGTTCCTTGCCTATGAGTACAGTCGGAAACTGATGATGAACCAGTTTGAtatgtag
- the LOC117051877 gene encoding F-box only protein 17-like produces the protein MGLVKSKSTSSTNGMEIQCLVDLNPLPEELLELILSWVPARTLVTHCRLVCCRWRDLIDRPTVWKLQWERDPRMHDAIEAAHRCPRMDFARVGVLRPFGRNLIKNPCGAEQFQHWVIQHGGNGWRVEENRQQVEGAEAQTCFASSYVWCVKSQLIDLLKEGFSEELMDTCQPDVIICDWWGAREDCGCRYKIRVGLLAVDWSVIAEFSANPDPIPQWNDAQYQKVSHVFRSYGPGVRYIQLWHKGVDTQFWAGHYGARITNTTVLVKLSPEPVRSPTRVFFSLTPEHIPPRSRSSRWSNILK, from the exons ATGGGGCTTGTAAAAAGCAAGAGCACTTCTTCCACAAACGGAATGGAAATCCAGTGCCTGGTGGATTTGAACCCGTTGCCCGAGGAACTGCTGGAGCTGATCCTGAGCTGGGTGCCTGCCCGGACACTGGTGACCCACTGCCGCCTGGTGTGCTGCAGGTGGAGGGACCTAATTGACAGGCCCACAGTCTGGAAACTTCAGTGGGAGAGGGACCCGCGTATGCACGATGCCATTGAAGCTGCCCACCGATGCCCCCGAATGGACTTCGCCCGAGTCGGGGTCCTGCGGCCCTTTGGGAGGAACCTTATCAAGAATCCCTGTGGGGCAG AGCAGTTTCAACACTGGGTGATCCAGCATGGAGGGAATGGGTGGAGAGTGGAAGAGAACAGACAGCAAGTGGAAGGAGCAGAGGCCCAGACTTGCTTTGCCTCTTCATACGT gTGGTGTGTAAAATCTCAGCTGATTGATTTGCTGAAAGAAGGTTTTTCGGAGGAGCTCATGGATACCTGCCAACCTGATGTTATTATCTGCGACTG GTGGGGTGCCCGGGAAGACTGCGGCTGCAGATACAAAATCCGCGTGGGGCTCCTGGCAGTGGATTGGTCAGTAATTGCCGAATTCAGCGCTAATCCGGATCCCATTCCGCAGTGGAACGACGCCCAGTATCAAAAG GTGTCCCACGTGTTCAGGAGTTATGGCCCCGGCGTTCGCTACATCCAGCTCTGGCACAAAGGGGTGGACACACAATTCTGGGCAGGCCATTACGGGGCTCGCATCACAAACACTACGGTCCTGGTAAAACTCTCGCCGGAGCCCGTGCGGTCTCCCACCAGGGTGTTTTTCTCGCTGACTCCAGAACATATTCCACCCAGATCACGTTCTTCCAGGTGGAGCAACATCCTGAAGTGA
- the LOC117051876 gene encoding kelch-like protein 41 isoform X1, with amino-acid sequence MDPADTAEVGRKEEHEPETSSLKACFSQGLKQLHKTQELCNATLVAGGKRFPCNRALLASVSPYFQAVFTSDFKESRDGEVLLKDMDPSLLQNLLAYLYSGELALTSENAEDLFTAASRLQVTPALEHISRYLSGRISQENCFHLYMLAYDHNNPTLLRSTMHYLGLNFETLLEHKDFPNLDLGALICLISSGHLVITSEMYVFWAVQRWVAAVPAERLSVLKTLLQHVRFPLLTTREIAQVQEDVAMLDQPVELQWGDLDGAGRLQASGGLRQGMYQERIICIKVPRLRDILSVNDDMDCYMECLDPTTGSRTKLPPLELVALPGCSALDHRLYISGGKHPDGSYSQALHEYNSVANHWLQLPAMSTPRSVHILLTCKHKLFALSGWNDTGPLASAESFDVVKQTWSPIASLPVVLRFSASASYKNKLYLIGGDADSDEVVYQGILLYDILLDTWVQVPLEFCLHGAAAVTMETGICILGGFFAKKTTQTYPNSRFSQLLPCTSKCFFMREEGVISNEVTIPPLPLPLAFAGAAYFQGKIYVMGGVCTSRTHDAIYHWEPGESSWTQYPESLTGQGTVVRRVLKCVTLKVLKPNLKALVQDDSASRVAIGLADTKVPSKERKEDNASSCPPDPLTSLGAGTP; translated from the exons ATGGATCCAGCGGACACGGCAGAAGTCGGCAGAAAGGAGGAGCATGAGCCAGAGACCTCTTCGCTGAAAGCTTGTTTTAGCCAGG gtTTGAAGCAGCTGCATAAGACCCAGGAACTCTGCAATGCCACCTTGGTAGCTGGGGGGAAGCGGTTTCCGTGCAACAG GGCCCTGTTAGCCTCCGTCAGCCCTTACTTCCAGGCTGTGTTTACAAGTGACTTTAAGGAATCCAGAGACGGGGAAGTTCTGCTGAAAGACATGGATCCTTCCCTCCTCCAGAATCTGCTAGCCTACCTCTACTCGGGGGAACTGGCCCTCACTTCAGAGAATGCTGAAGATCTGTTCACAGCAGCCAGCCGGCTCCAGGTCACACCAGCCCTTGAACACATCAGCAG ATATCTATCAGGGAGGATCTCCCAGGAGAACTGCTTCCACTTGTACATGCTGGCTTACGATCACAACAACCCCACCTTGCTGCGAAGCACAATGCACTACCTGGGCCTCAACTTCGAAACCCTCTTGGAACACAAGGATTTCCCGAATCTCGACCTCGGCGCTTTGATCTGCCTCATCTCCTCGGGCCACCTAGTCATCACCTCCGAAATGTATGTCTTCTGGGCTGTGCAGCGGTGGGTGGCAGCTGTACCTGCTGAGCGCCTTTCGGTACTCAAGACGCTCCTACAACATGTACGCTTCCCTCTCCTGACGACCAGGGAAATTGCACAAGTCCAGGAAGATGTAGCGATGCTCGACCAGCCAGTGGAATTGCAGTGGGGAGACCTAGATGGGGCAGGGAGGCTGCAGGCGAGTGGGGGTCTCCGGCAGGGCATGTACCAGGAAAGGATCATCTGCATCAAAGTGCCTCGCTTGAGGGACATCCTCTCCGTCAACGATGATATGGATTGCTACATGGAGTGCTTAGATCCAACTACCGGGTCAAGGACCAAACTGCCACCTTTAGAGCTCGTGGCGCTCCCTGGCTGCTCAGCCCTGGATCACAGGCTCTACATCTCAGGAGGCAAACACCCTGATGGCTCGTACTCCCAGGCGCTGCACGAGTACAACTCTGTAGCCAACCACTGGCTCCAGCTCCCTGCCATGTCAACGCCCCGGTCCGTCCACATACTTTTGACTTGCAAGCACAAGCTGTTTGCCCTGAGTGGCTGGAATGACACAGGCCCCCTCGCCTCTGCGGAGAGTTTTGATGTGGTTAAGCAGACGTGGTCACCCATCGCCAGCCTGCCCGTCGTCCTGCGCTTCTCAGCCTCGGCCTCGTACAAGAACAAGCTCTACCTGATCGGAGGAGATGCAGATTCCGACGAAGTGGTTTACCAGGGCATCCTTCTCTATGACATCCTCTTGGATACCTGGGTACAGGTGCCTCTGGAATTCTGTCTCCACGGTGCAGCTGCTGTCACCATGGAGACCGGGATCTGCATCCTAGGGGGCTTCTTTGCCAAAAAAACCACTCAGACTTACCCAAACAGTAGGTTCAGCCAGCTCCTTCCATGTACCTCGAAATGCTTTTTCATGCGCGAGGAGGGCGTCATAAGCAACGAGGTCACCATCCCTCCGCTGCCACTGCCTCTTGCCTTTGCAGGCGCAGCTTACTTCCAGGGAAAAATTTATGTGATGGGAGGGGTATGCACCTCCAGGACTCACGATGCCATTTACCACTGGGAGCCTGGAGAAAGTTCCTGGACTCAGTACCCAGAGAGCCTCACGGGCCAGGGAACAGTGGTGCGGAGGGTGCTGAAATGCGTGACCCTGAAGGTGCTGAAGCCAAACTTGAAGGCCCTCGTCCAAGACGATTCTGCAAGCCGGGTGGCTATTGGGCTTGCAGACACCAAGGTCCCCTCCAAAGAGAGGAAGGAGGATAACGCCTCCAGTTGTCCCCCAGATCCCTTGACATCTTTGGGAGCTGGCACACCATAA
- the LOC117051876 gene encoding kelch-like protein 24 isoform X2: MDPSLLQNLLAYLYSGELALTSENAEDLFTAASRLQVTPALEHISRYLSGRISQENCFHLYMLAYDHNNPTLLRSTMHYLGLNFETLLEHKDFPNLDLGALICLISSGHLVITSEMYVFWAVQRWVAAVPAERLSVLKTLLQHVRFPLLTTREIAQVQEDVAMLDQPVELQWGDLDGAGRLQASGGLRQGMYQERIICIKVPRLRDILSVNDDMDCYMECLDPTTGSRTKLPPLELVALPGCSALDHRLYISGGKHPDGSYSQALHEYNSVANHWLQLPAMSTPRSVHILLTCKHKLFALSGWNDTGPLASAESFDVVKQTWSPIASLPVVLRFSASASYKNKLYLIGGDADSDEVVYQGILLYDILLDTWVQVPLEFCLHGAAAVTMETGICILGGFFAKKTTQTYPNSRFSQLLPCTSKCFFMREEGVISNEVTIPPLPLPLAFAGAAYFQGKIYVMGGVCTSRTHDAIYHWEPGESSWTQYPESLTGQGTVVRRVLKCVTLKVLKPNLKALVQDDSASRVAIGLADTKVPSKERKEDNASSCPPDPLTSLGAGTP, translated from the exons ATGGATCCTTCCCTCCTCCAGAATCTGCTAGCCTACCTCTACTCGGGGGAACTGGCCCTCACTTCAGAGAATGCTGAAGATCTGTTCACAGCAGCCAGCCGGCTCCAGGTCACACCAGCCCTTGAACACATCAGCAG ATATCTATCAGGGAGGATCTCCCAGGAGAACTGCTTCCACTTGTACATGCTGGCTTACGATCACAACAACCCCACCTTGCTGCGAAGCACAATGCACTACCTGGGCCTCAACTTCGAAACCCTCTTGGAACACAAGGATTTCCCGAATCTCGACCTCGGCGCTTTGATCTGCCTCATCTCCTCGGGCCACCTAGTCATCACCTCCGAAATGTATGTCTTCTGGGCTGTGCAGCGGTGGGTGGCAGCTGTACCTGCTGAGCGCCTTTCGGTACTCAAGACGCTCCTACAACATGTACGCTTCCCTCTCCTGACGACCAGGGAAATTGCACAAGTCCAGGAAGATGTAGCGATGCTCGACCAGCCAGTGGAATTGCAGTGGGGAGACCTAGATGGGGCAGGGAGGCTGCAGGCGAGTGGGGGTCTCCGGCAGGGCATGTACCAGGAAAGGATCATCTGCATCAAAGTGCCTCGCTTGAGGGACATCCTCTCCGTCAACGATGATATGGATTGCTACATGGAGTGCTTAGATCCAACTACCGGGTCAAGGACCAAACTGCCACCTTTAGAGCTCGTGGCGCTCCCTGGCTGCTCAGCCCTGGATCACAGGCTCTACATCTCAGGAGGCAAACACCCTGATGGCTCGTACTCCCAGGCGCTGCACGAGTACAACTCTGTAGCCAACCACTGGCTCCAGCTCCCTGCCATGTCAACGCCCCGGTCCGTCCACATACTTTTGACTTGCAAGCACAAGCTGTTTGCCCTGAGTGGCTGGAATGACACAGGCCCCCTCGCCTCTGCGGAGAGTTTTGATGTGGTTAAGCAGACGTGGTCACCCATCGCCAGCCTGCCCGTCGTCCTGCGCTTCTCAGCCTCGGCCTCGTACAAGAACAAGCTCTACCTGATCGGAGGAGATGCAGATTCCGACGAAGTGGTTTACCAGGGCATCCTTCTCTATGACATCCTCTTGGATACCTGGGTACAGGTGCCTCTGGAATTCTGTCTCCACGGTGCAGCTGCTGTCACCATGGAGACCGGGATCTGCATCCTAGGGGGCTTCTTTGCCAAAAAAACCACTCAGACTTACCCAAACAGTAGGTTCAGCCAGCTCCTTCCATGTACCTCGAAATGCTTTTTCATGCGCGAGGAGGGCGTCATAAGCAACGAGGTCACCATCCCTCCGCTGCCACTGCCTCTTGCCTTTGCAGGCGCAGCTTACTTCCAGGGAAAAATTTATGTGATGGGAGGGGTATGCACCTCCAGGACTCACGATGCCATTTACCACTGGGAGCCTGGAGAAAGTTCCTGGACTCAGTACCCAGAGAGCCTCACGGGCCAGGGAACAGTGGTGCGGAGGGTGCTGAAATGCGTGACCCTGAAGGTGCTGAAGCCAAACTTGAAGGCCCTCGTCCAAGACGATTCTGCAAGCCGGGTGGCTATTGGGCTTGCAGACACCAAGGTCCCCTCCAAAGAGAGGAAGGAGGATAACGCCTCCAGTTGTCCCCCAGATCCCTTGACATCTTTGGGAGCTGGCACACCATAA